A region of the Pseudorca crassidens isolate mPseCra1 chromosome 9, mPseCra1.hap1, whole genome shotgun sequence genome:
aaaaacatTGATGTAGGTGGTCTGTGCAGCCCGACTCTCCTGAGgctcttagaaatattttaaatgacccGTGTTCTAGATCACCAGGCTCTGCCTTGGGGCTGGCCATGGTCTCCTTGGTCCCGGGCCACTTCCACTGCTTGGAGATCAGTACTTGTTGCTCTAAAATATCCCCAATAGGAATTGATCAAGTGTCTTGGATTGCTTTACAACAGCGCAGGCCTGGGTGTAGCCGGGGAGGAGTGGGGATTATTGTTGAAACCAGACTAGCCATATGTTCCTAAGAGTTAAAGCTGCGTGATGGTACATAGGGGTTCATTATACTGATCTTTCCACTTTTGCGTATATTTGGAAATTCTCATATTTAAAACTCttagttttaaaactaaaaagtttactttttaaaaaagaaaaagtgcccAAGTAAAACTGGGGAAAGGCTAGTCTTTGTGCAGAAGAGATTCTTTGGACTTACTAACCTGGTTTCTAGTGTCTGATAATACTAAATGAAATTTATTGGAcaactgaatgaacaaataaatggatgCCATGCTCTGGCCATCTTCATTCAGATGGCATGGAAATTTACTTATTGCtctcattcttgtttctttctgcTATAGAGAAACCAACAGCTCCTTCTACAAGGCCTGGAGGTAAGACTGTCAATTGAGATTTGAGTTAATTTGGACTGTTTCACAGCTTTCGAAGCTTTTCACAGGTTTAGAACCACGTGTTCTTTAAACCAGATTATTCAGCAGAAAGACCACTGGTGTTAACCCTGACCCTTTGGACAGGTATATGCCACACTGGACATGGCCAGTAGTTCATTAATCTCACTAGCGTTGTCTTTCTCTCAAATATCTGAAAAGTAATAGTTGCAAATTCAGTTTGGGATGTTACTTGTCATTACTGACAATATGAAAGGAATAATCCAGTCTAATGATCCAAGAAGCAAGTCAAACTGATAATTTATGGTCCTAGAAGTGAGTTGTTGGCCCTTCCCCTTGGCACTTCAGTACGTTATGGGCCTTGATGTCAGCTGCCTGCTGGTTGTGTCCGTACATGATTCTTCGCAGCAAGTCTCACCAGAAAGATAAAGACAAGTAAACTCTAGGTCAGCAAATTCAATTCTTTTACTTCCCTGGGTTTATAAATGGCACTGGTCACAATGCTGGTGCTTTTTGGCATCCCACCCTGAAGCTGGTAGGACCTCAGAGAATATCTGGATTTTGATGCCTTTCTCCAGGTTCTCAAGTCCATGTGTCTCTCTCCAGGTGAAGGAACAGAGACAGCAATGCCCATACTTCcagaagacacagagaaagaagatGCCACAGAAACACTGAAAGAAAGCAAAGGTATGTACAGAACTCTCCCAGAGAAAAATAGATAATAGGACTCTCCTGATCACGAATTCCCCATGATTATATACCCTACTTGGTTCTTTCCCACagcaacttaaaaatagaaccagaCAGAGCACTTATGACTTTGTAAAAACTGCATTATATGTTAGATTTTGTCAGTGAAATACACAAATGGAGCTATCCTAAGACAATTGGGGCGATTAGACAAGACAGGAGGTAAAAAAAGATCTGCATGAAGACAGATGAGGCTTGAGAACCTCCCAGAAGttgtttggggggaggggaactAGAGAATGGATGTAGAGAAATAAGAGCAGAAAGACCCAGGCCATGATTAATATTTCTTTACGAGACAAACAGAGGAAATGGacataaaagataaaagaaaatggagtGATAAATTGGAGTGCTAATTGGAGTGCTAACCTCAACTCTCACCTCGAGTTTCAAGAGGGAGATCAGGgctggttactagacttatcatggtgatcatttcataatgtatgcaaatgtcaaatcagtATAgaatacatctgaaactaacataatattatatgtcaactatatttcaattaagacaaaaaagaaagatctgaGTTTTGTCACtgggcaaatttttaaaaaacacttaattTTTCAGTTTAGTTATTTGCATAATAGAAGTAATAACATTTTTCTCACCTACCTGAGAGCATTTCTGTGTCCATAAAATGAAACAGGATAGTGCAGTACTGCAATTCAGTTGTGACACTAGCCACCCCATGTTACCACAGACcctacaggttaagggctcagtccccatcaagactgccctcacttcagatATCAGCCACAAGTTCAGGGGTCCCCAGTCCACCCACACTTCTAATCAACTGGCTACAATTCCAGGGAGTGCCCCATCGCGTTCAATAATTCACTAGAACAActtacagaactcaggaaaacaccaTACCTATGACtatgttttattataaaggtTACAAATCAGAAGCAGCCAGGTGAAACACATACAGTAAGGTCTGGGAGGGTCTCGAATGGGGACTCTCTGTGTCCTCTCCCTGTGGAACCAGGATGGGTAATCACCTTCCTGGCAAATCAACGTGTTCACCAGCCGGAAGGCTCCACCGCGCTTTGGCGTGCAGAGATTTTCTTAAGGTCTCATTACGTAGCACAGTTGATTTGATCGTTGGCCGTGTAATTGAACTCACCCCCTAGGCCCCAACAGCCCCCATCCTGAGACATCTCTGTCAGTATAAACTCTGATCTGGTCTGAAGGGCTCATGAATAAGGAAGTTACTCCTATTTCCGAGAAATTCCAAAGATTTAGAGCCTCCCGCCCAGGTACCAGGGACAAAGCCCAGTCAAATTCTTTATTATACAACAGATGTAATGtgtgaaaatgctttttaaaaaatccaaagtgCTGTGCAGCAGTGGGTGGCATTTTTATTACTCATTGTTACTACGGTGGTATTTAAAGTAGGTTTtgtttggagggtttttttggtggttgtCAGGTTTGTAGCctcacagaaaaacaaagccaCGGCCTCTGGATGGTTGAGAATCTTAACCAGTAGGAGTAGGAAAGGGATCAGTCCCCAATCATTGATTCCTCCCAAAGCCCCTTGAGGGAAAATTCTCTGGTTCTAAGACTTAAGTCTTAGGAAAGGTAAGGATGGTAGATCTCTAAGTGCCCTCCGCAGTCGctgctcatgggcccagctggaTCCAGTTAGCGGTCAGAAACGTCAGTAAGGCTCTACAGTCTGATTCATGTGTTACACATGACCTTCTCATTCCTGGCAATAACACCGAGACTTCtggcttgtttcttttttcctccctctccccgaTCCCACCTTGGAAACTACTGTTTCTGTCCTTAGAGTCAAAGACACCAGCACCCCCAAGCAGCCTCATCTTTGTTAACAAAGaggaagaatgagaaaagagaTAACCTCTTTCGtctgaaaaaaattcttaattaacAAAACTGCCCATCTTATATTTGCAAGAAACCCAAAAATGTaaacttcttttctctctgttactTCAGATAATAGGACAGGTAGAAAAGCCTCATTTATTGAAACTGGAAGACTTTGCTGTCTGGGTAACCATATCTGTTTCCTTCCAGAATGCGCTCCTTGGAATGCTCTGTGTTGATTATGCTTTTTTAAGTCTGTTTTGAAGCACACAGAAACACCACCAGTGCTGATAAAGTGTGCTTTTCTTTTCAGAAGCTGCCTTGAATCTTGcctacatcctaatccccagcgtcccccttctcttctttgtggtCACCACAGGTGTATGTTGGGTTTGGATCTGTAGAAGGAGGCAAGTAAAACCTTCATCATGTAAACCTTTGTGTTTTCTGAACTCTTCAAGATTTGGACTTCATTAACAGCCACGGCAGCTCCAAGACAATCACTTCTACAGATTTGAGAGTAAATTTTCTGATGGGCTCAAGGCACTCAGAAGTACTAAGCATTGTGCTTAGCTATGATTAAGAGAGTGATCTtacattctttaatttttgtgtgtgtggaagaTTTTAAACGACTTGAGGGGTGAGACTGTGTTATTCATCTGTGCATCCACACATCACTCAGCAAAGTGCTCTCATGCATGTATGCGCTCACTCCAGGAATGCTTGTTGGgtgagtgaaggaatgaatagTGAGCCCTTTGAAAACAACTGTTCCAAAGCCTGGCAAACCACTGAAACTAAACCacttaattcaaaatgaaatagCCAAATCCTTTTAATTGACTTTTAATTGAATTCACAAGTGTAGATTGCTACAAAATAGCTGCACTAAGTAGCCTAAAGCACCTCTGTTAGTGGATCATGTGCCACCATTGTTGAGGTAACCAGAGGTCTTCTCAGCTACCTTTTTATTCCCCATCATCATGGTCTACATAGAAGAAGGAAAGCAAAGGTGCAGTTTAAGACTTGACTCCCTTTGATGACCAATTTGAGATAAACTAGTAAGATTCCAATGAAGATCCTGCTTCATTTAATAATAACTTCCTTATAGGATTATTAGAAGAATTAAAGCAGTTAATATATGCAGAATGAgtatatagtaagcactcaaaacTGTTATCTCTTCCTATAATCATTTTCATTAGTTAATTCCTTTTAACCTAAAAATAGAGTTCAGTTCAAAaacttgcaaatatattttctaactgCTTACTCTGTGGTTGGGTCTTGATTTCCCTCCCTTACCTATCTATTTAGCACCTCACCACAATGTGGGATTGTGGCTTTGAAGCTGGAGTCTGTCTCGGggttttaaccatttttgtgcCACAGACCCCTGTAGCAGTCTGGTGAAGCCTACGGATCACTTCCcagaacaatatttttaaatgcataaaataaatcacACTGGATTACAAGGGAAGGAATAATGATGTTATATAGTTTAGCAAAATATCTCCAACAACTAATGTGAAACGGTAATACACGTGCTCCTTTATTAATGCTTCTTTATTTAGTGGTGAGTATAAGTATCATAATACTGAAGTAGCGATgagcataaaatattttaagacatcTTAAGTCATAACTGTgatgtgatatgaaaatatctatGATTTCCGTTGGTGAACAAGTCAAGACATTACtagtgggaattccctgatggcccagtggttaggactccgtgctttcactgccgaggggagctaagatcccacaagccgagtggtgcagccaaaaagaaaaaaacagaaacaaaaacaaaaaaagctattACGACTCAGGTTAACTGCCCACATTCAAAACTGAAGGACAAGCTCAATTTCACTTagagatggatttttttaaatgtgatatttTCCCCCATGCAATTCTATCCATGGaccctctggaggctctggggatcCCAGAGTCATCACCTCTGTTCTGTGCTCTGGCAGCAGTGAGTGAGAGATACATAACAACACTTTCCTCCTTTATTCCCACCCCACCCGAAACCTTGACCTGTAGGTTGAGGCAGGTGAGAAGTGCAGTGTAGTGACTGCCCAGAATGACCCCCTCCTGCCTGCACAGGGGCACCGGGATGTTCTCAGTCCCCTTGTCCACTGAGCCCTGGTTCTCTTTACTCCTAGGAAACGGGGGCAGCCAGGCCCCAGCACGAAGGAGCAGCGCCCCACCTGGCCCGCTCCTCAGCCGGGGAACAGCCCGGACCTAGAGGTTTACAATGTCATACGAAAGCAGAGCGAAGCTGATCTAGCCGAGACCCGGCCGGACCTGAAGAACATCTCATTCCGAGCGCGCTCGCGAGAGGCCACTCCCGACACTGTGTACTGTGACTATGACAACGTGGCCATGAACCCATCCGAAAGCGGGTTCGTGACGCTGGTGAGCATGGAGAGTGGCTTCGTGACCAACGACGTTTATGAGTTCTCCCCAGACCGAGTGGGAAGGAGCAAGGAGGCCGAGTGGGTGGAAAATGAAATATATGGTTATTAGGATGCACAAACGAACCCTGAACTGACAAGaatgggaaagaagagagaagcaaaAGTCTATTTTCTATAAGGAAAACACTCAGAAGGTCTGTGAAAGTGCTCAGATCAGGTCCTGGGGGTGAGCATGAGATCCCCTGTTGGAGCCACAGTTTGGGCTATATCCCTTATCCCAGTCCCTCACCTGGCTGGAACTTCTGAGAAAGCACCTTGTCCAgcgtctggcacataatagaaaataaacaactgaTTGTTACAACTGACTTTCAAGGGACAGTGCTTTCACtggcgggtggggtgggggtggggtagttGCTGTGGAGCTTGGGAAACCAGCCTCTAGGTTCTGTTTCTCTTGCTCTGTACAGCAGCAAACATCatcacaaagagacagaaagtacagaATCTTTTCAAAGCCCGCCTATGCCAGCCTCGAGCTGGGCTGCGCAACAGCAAttcttatatctatttttttcaaagaatcaaatcaaataaaaagcAGGAAACAGAATGTTAGTCAGTCTGTGTCTACAGCCCTTCTTCTGCATGTGGCCTCTGGGGaccgttttttctttttcctgacatCCAAACTTGGAAATATCTGACTTGGAAACACTTTAGAAACTGAAAATGAAGTTTGAATCTAGGCTTCTCGGCTTATTTGTGTTCCCAGCCCTGTTACCGCACGTTgttctgtttgtgtgtttgttttactgCAGCATCAACATAGCATTAGTAATAATGctaattattttacctttttgttttcgGGATCTGACTATTTCAAAAACTTTTGGACTCAAATGCAGAGAAAAGTCACCTAACATCAGTCATTTACCAGACGAAGTTCTGAAGGTCATTATTTAAATCACCAACAACATCCCTCTATCAGCTTAATAATCTTAGTATTTTAACCATTCCTCGTATGTCTTGTTTTTGAATAGTTTGTAACTTTGCCTGACACATGGAGCCCCAATCTAGACAGAGTAAGCTCGTCTGGGTCGGAGCAGTATCAAATGTAGTGGATTCTAAGCAATGCCAATTACCTGCCTTACCAAGGCAGGGAGCAGgggggaaaacaaaaacatcattTATGCCTGCTTCAGGGAAGTGTGTTCTGTGGCGTTAACAATATTGCAAGCAAAAAGAGTGACCATATAGTCTGAAGGACTGATTCATTGTCCAAAACACTGAAGTTCCCACTTTGCATCAGACTTCCTGGCTCTGTGATCTGTGCCTTTATCCGCCTCGGTTCCCCTATGCTCTGGCCCCTCCTAGGCTGCAAGCACCATGAAAGCAGGGATCCAATCTGCCCTGCCAGCCATATACCTCCTGCACCCAAGACAGTGCCTTGCGTAGAGTAAACCATCAATACTCGTTGGACGGATGAACAGTTCCTCTTTCAGAGTGATGTAAAATTACCCGCATATTTCAGCTTAAAAGTTTGTAGGACCCGATTTTCACACTCTACCTGGATGGGGGGAGGATATTGAGTTATTTTAGTTTGAAAAGCACTCCTACTGCCTGGGAAGAAGGAAGCATTAGTAACAAGTAAACAGAAGCTAGTTAACAACTTAATTATGTCACTAAAACTTAAAATGAGGACCCATTCTTAAGGCTATAATCAGAGCTAACCCTCTGCATCTTCCTTTTGTCATTAGTGTCTTGTCTCCGCTGGGAACCACAGATCTCTTATTCTGTGTTTGCACACAGCCAGTCATACCCTGTATTTACattattcaatttcttttttcctcctcagaTTTCTTAGCTTGAATTTAGCCAACTCCATTTCTATCTCTGATTAATTACACTTCACCAGTTTAACAAGCAGCTGTTAAATGTGAAGCAATATGTCCAAACTGAACATTGAGCTTACCCGTCCTGGTATCGTTTGAAAATTTAGTTAACCTCATTCATCATTTAAAACCATagtttccagcttttttttttttcactgtgacACACAATAGATGAAATGAATGTATCAGATAATTCCTTGGAtctatccatttaaaaataatttcttgaatacctactatgtgcctgccACACACTGTGCCAGATGTGACACAGCCGGATGTCAGGCTAAGGCTTAGACAAGTGGGATTGTAGGTTATGTACATTTCCCAACATGGTATTtataaagctctttttttttctcctgttatacattcattcattcattcaaaaagttTTCACATACGTACT
Encoded here:
- the LAYN gene encoding layilin isoform X3; this encodes MVISGLGLGGVKRNKAMAQPARTFMPGSMAAQQHLEKPTAPSTRPGGEGTETAMPILPEDTEKEDATETLKESKEAALNLAYILIPSVPLLFFVVTTGVCWVWICRRRKRGQPGPSTKEQRPTWPAPQPGNSPDLEVYNVIRKQSEADLAETRPDLKNISFRARSREATPDTVYCDYDNVAMNPSESGFVTLVSMESGFVTNDVYEFSPDRVGRSKEAEWVENEIYGY
- the LAYN gene encoding layilin isoform X2, with amino-acid sequence MQPGAALQAVLLAVLLAGLRVATGRLLSGQPVCRGGTQKPCYEVIYFHDASRRLNFEEARAACRRDGGQLVSIESEDEQRLIEKFIENLLASDGDFWIGLRRREEKQSNGTACQDLYAWIDGSTATFRNWYVDEPSCGSEVCVVMYHQPSAPAGIGGPYMFQWNDDRCTMKNNFICKYSAGEGTETAMPILPEDTEKEDATETLKESKEAALNLAYILIPSVPLLFFVVTTGVCWVWICRRRKRGQPGPSTKEQRPTWPAPQPGNSPDLEVYNVIRKQSEADLAETRPDLKNISFRARSREATPDTVYCDYDNVAMNPSESGFVTLVSMESGFVTNDVYEFSPDRVGRSKEAEWVENEIYGY
- the LAYN gene encoding layilin isoform X1 is translated as MQPGAALQAVLLAVLLAGLRVATGRLLSGQPVCRGGTQKPCYEVIYFHDASRRLNFEEARAACRRDGGQLVSIESEDEQRLIEKFIENLLASDGDFWIGLRRREEKQSNGTACQDLYAWIDGSTATFRNWYVDEPSCGSEVCVVMYHQPSAPAGIGGPYMFQWNDDRCTMKNNFICKYSAEKPTAPSTRPGGEGTETAMPILPEDTEKEDATETLKESKEAALNLAYILIPSVPLLFFVVTTGVCWVWICRRRKRGQPGPSTKEQRPTWPAPQPGNSPDLEVYNVIRKQSEADLAETRPDLKNISFRARSREATPDTVYCDYDNVAMNPSESGFVTLVSMESGFVTNDVYEFSPDRVGRSKEAEWVENEIYGY